A stretch of Nitrospinota bacterium DNA encodes these proteins:
- the modA gene encoding molybdate ABC transporter substrate-binding protein: MWVAMWFLVMPQAIWAGEVHVAVASNFLSPLKKIARSYKQDTGNRLILISGSTGKLYAQARNGAPFDVLLAADDKRPELLEKEGVGIKLTRFTYAVGTLVLWSPDPVDVRESLIKMKNGKLAIANPKTAPYGKAAQQVLERMGLWKKMRPFLVQGENIAQTLQFVATGNAKLGFVAKSQLEDPKLKLKGSQWQVPFDQYEPILQQAVLLKPGLSNSFAHQFLEFMRGSTAKKIMRSYGYRFIEE, from the coding sequence ATGTGGGTGGCCATGTGGTTTTTAGTGATGCCCCAAGCAATTTGGGCGGGAGAGGTTCATGTCGCGGTTGCCTCTAACTTTTTGAGTCCACTCAAAAAAATTGCCAGGAGTTATAAGCAGGATACTGGAAACAGGTTGATCCTGATATCCGGATCGACGGGTAAATTATATGCTCAGGCCCGGAATGGCGCCCCTTTTGATGTTCTGCTCGCGGCTGATGATAAAAGACCTGAATTGCTGGAAAAGGAAGGTGTGGGTATCAAGCTGACTCGTTTCACCTATGCCGTGGGAACGCTGGTCTTGTGGAGTCCGGATCCGGTGGATGTGCGGGAATCCTTAATAAAAATGAAGAACGGTAAACTCGCTATTGCCAACCCGAAAACAGCGCCTTATGGCAAAGCCGCCCAACAGGTTTTGGAGCGAATGGGCTTATGGAAAAAAATGCGACCGTTTCTGGTTCAAGGGGAGAACATAGCTCAGACCCTGCAGTTTGTGGCCACCGGAAATGCCAAACTCGGTTTTGTGGCCAAGTCACAGCTGGAAGATCCAAAGCTCAAACTAAAAGGGAGCCAGTGGCAGGTTCCATTTGATCAATATGAACCTATCCTGCAGCAGGCCGTTTTATTAAAGCCAGGGCTTTCTAATTCTTTTGCTCACCAGTTCCTGGAATTTATGCGAGGCTCCACA